The region CACGCTTCAAATACACCTGGCAATCTAAGCGAGCTGACAATTTTTTCATTTCGCTTAAGGGCGTCACCTTTGCCACATCATAAACCGATGACAATAAGGTTTTCTGTAAATACTTCTGTGCTAAAGACATAGGTGCCACATCCAATTTTGTTGCTGAAACTCGTGTACGTTTTGCTTGCGTCGATGACACTAGCGGGTCTGTAATTCCCTTTGGTGTCGCTCGTTTTGGTGTAGCATGAAGCACAGCTGCTTGAGCGGGCATATTATCCCTCCAGCATACTTCTATCACGTATCGCGCCTTTGTCAGCGCTGGTTGCTAATAAAGCATAAGCCTTAAGCGCAAGTGATACATATCGCTCGCGAGAAACGGGTTTCCACGCTAATGGACCTTTGGCATCCATCGCCTTACGGCGACGTTCAAGCTCGCTATCTGATACTGCGAGTTTGATGGTGCGGGAAGGAATATCAATTTCAATAGTATCGCCGGTTTCAACTAAGCCAATGGTGCCACCCGCTGCGGCTTCAGGTGAAACATGACCAATTGATAATCCTGACGTACCACCAGAGAAACGACCATCAGTAATCAATGCACATGCCTTACCTAACCCACGAGATTTAAGGTAAGTAGTTGGGTAAAGCATTTCTTGCATACCCGGGCCGCCTTTAGGGCCTTCATAGCGAATAACCACCACTTCACCAGCAACCACTTCACCACCCAAAATACCGCTAACCGCATCATCTTGGCTTTCGTATATACGAGCTGTACCCACAAAGGTCAGGTTTTCTTCATCGACACCGGCCGTTTTTACAATACAGCCATTTTCAGCCACATTGCCTGAAAGTACCGCTAAGCCGCCTTCTTGGCTAAAGGCATTTTCGCGGGTACGAATACAACCTTCTTTACGGTCATCATCAACACTGTCCCAATAGCAATCTTGGCTAAAGGCAGTTTGCGTTGGAATACCTGCTGGCCCAGCGCTGTAAAAACGTCGCACTGCTTCATCTTTCGTTTGAACAATATCGTATTTAGCCAATACTGATTTTAAATTGCCGCCATTATCCGCCGCCACATGCGGTACGTCGGTATGCAGTAAACCCGCGCGGTCAAGTTCACCTAGAATACCCATCACGCCACCAGCACGATGCACATCTTCCATATGATACTTTGGCGTTGAAGGCGCGACTTTACAAAGGTGCGGCACCAGACGTGACATTCTATCGATATCAGCCATAGTGAAGTCGACTTCACCTTCTTGCGCTGCAGCAATAAGATGCAATACGGTATTTGATGAACCGCCCATGGCAATATCAAGTGCCATGGCATTTTCAAACGCTTTAAAAGAGGCGATATTACGCGGCAGAACACTGTCATCATCATCACGATAATAACGTGTGGCGATATCCATGATGCGTGTGCCTGCTTCTAAAAATAAGTTACGACGCGCGGCATGAGTCGCTAATAAAGAACCATTGCCAGGTAGTGATAAACCTAATGCTTCTGTTAAACAGTTCATTGAGTTGGCAGTGAACATACCAGAGCAAGAGCCACATGTAGGGCAAGCACTGCGTTCAATCTGCTTACTGTCTTCATCACTCACATTGGTATCAGCGCCGGCAACCATTGCATCGACTAAATCAAGTTTGATAATTTTATCTGAAAGCTTGGTTTTACCCGCTTCCATTGGGCCGCCAGAAACAAATATCACTGGGATATTGAGCCTTAGCGCTGCCATCAACATGCCAGGAGTAATTTTATCGCAGTTAGAAATACACACTAATGCATCAGCACAATGCGCATTCACCATGTATTCAACACTGTCAGCAATCAGTTCACGTGACGGTAAGCTGTAAAGCATGCCGCCATGACCCATTGCGATACCATCATCGACTGCGATGGTGTTAAATTCTTTTGCAATACCACCCGCTTCTTCAATTGCGCCAGCAACCAATTGGCCCATGTCTTTTAAATGAACATGCCCTGGTACGAACTGAGTGAACGAGTTAGAGATGGCAATAATTGGCTTACCAAAGTCAGTTTCTTTTACACCTGTGGCGCGCCAAAGGGCACGTGCGCCAGCCATGTTGCGACCTTCGGTACTTGTTGCTGAGCGTAATTTAGGCATTGTCTTATCCTTTCCTTGTTATTCTTTATTAACCATTGTATTTGAATCATTCACATGATGCGGTAACCATTGAAAGTAAACTGATTCAAATTGTCATAGCCGGTTTAATTTATAATTCTTGTCAATTCTAGTGAGGTTTTATTTAGCTAAAGCTCTCTACTTGGCTAAAAGCTTTTACTTCGCTAAAGGCTCTCTGCTTCGCTAAAGGCTCTTTATTTGCTTAGCGGCTCTAGCCAGCCCCACTTATCTTCTGTTTCTCCGGTAAATAAACCAAAGAAGCTTTGTTGTATTTGTTGTGTTACAGGACCACGTTTGCCTGCGCCAACCTCAATACGGTCAACGCTTCTTACTGGCACTATTTCTGCGGCGGTGCCGGTCATAAAAATTTCGTCAGCAACATATAAAAATTCCCGCGCCATCGCTTCTTCAATCACTTCGTAACCGAGCTCTTTGGCTAACACCATAATAGTGTCACGGGTAATACCTTTTAGGATTGCAGCTGTTGCTGGAGGAGTATATATCTTGCCATTTTTGACAATAAATAAATTAGCCCCCGCACCCTCACTAACCAAACCGTTAGTATCTAATGCGATACCTTCGTCAAAACCGTTACGTTTGGCTTCTGTAGAAATGAGCTGTGATGATAAGTAATTACCACCCGCCTTAGCTCCAGTAGGAATCGTATTAGGTGCCAAGCGTTGCCATGATGTCACGGCAACATCAACACCGGCATCCATACTCTCTTCACCGAGGTATGCGCCCCATGAAAAAGCCGCTACGACCATATCACATTGTGCATCAAGTGGCGGGGTGATCCCCATCCCTACATCACCCATAAATATTAATGGACGAATATAAGCGCTAGGTAAGTTATTTTTTACCACAGAATCATTACAAGCTTGCATGACTTGCTCAAAGCTAAAAGGGACATTCATTCGATAAATTTTGGCAGAATCAAACAAACGCTGCACATGGTCGGTTAACCTAAAACCTGCAGGACCTAGGTGAGTATCATAGATGCGAATACCTTCAAATACTGATGAGCCATAGTGCATTGCATGTGTCATCACGTGCACCTTAGCGTCTTGCCAAGGCATAATTTCACCGTTAAACCATATTAGTTCTGATTGTGTCGCTGCCATAGTCTGTCCCTTACTTAATCTAAATCGATGAAATTATTTACGCTTGCACTGTGTTCTTTGTTGGCGTCGCAGTTTGAGCAGCAGTTGCCAATATCGGTGTATTCGTAGCAACGGCTGCGGGTAGCACCGCGACTTGGCAATCGATGACATCAATGAGTTTATTTAATTGATGGGTAAGCAGCTCTATAACACGCTCACTCTTCACATCAAATACTAACTTTACCGTGCCATCTTCATTGATGTTCATATTCATTTTTACAATGCTGAAGCCACGATGACGAGCCACTCTTAATACTCGCTCCAATACTTCTGGTTGCTGCTGTAGTGTCAATTCAACTGAATGCATCATGTTTGTTTCTCCATTTGATCCATCATGTCGCTATTACTTGCGCCAGGTGGCACTAATGGCCACACGTTAAATGCATCATCAATGGACACATGCAACATGAATGGTCCTGGAGCATTTAACATTTCATCTAAGCCTGCTTCGACTTCTTCAGCGCGACGAATTCTTTTTCCTGGAATATTAAAAGCTGACGCCATTAATACGAAATCCGGGTTATCTGATAAATCGGTTTCGCTATAACGTTGTTCAAAAAACAACTGTTGCCACTGCTTAACCATGCCCAATTTTTGATTGTCGATAAGTAAGATTTTTACCGGCAATTTTCGACGTTTAATGGTGGTTAGCTCTTGAACGTTCATCATAAATGAACCATCTCCTGACACTGTAACAACAGTGGCATCTGGTCGAGCAACTTGTGCACCAATTGCAGCAGGCAAACCAAAGCCCATAGTGCCAAGACCAGCACTAGTTAAATGGTCTTCTGGACGACGGAACCACATATGCTGGGCAACCCACATTTGATGTTGGCCAACATCGCAGCACACCACATTATCTTCAGGTAATTTGTTTGCTAGACGGCGTAACATTGCAGGGGCATATATCAACTCACCAGGATGTTGATAATCCCATTGATGTTGCTGATATAAATCTTCAATTTCAAGTTGCCAAGCTGCTAATGATAACGGCATTGATAATGCGGGTAATACTCGCCTTAAATCTGCTGAGATAGACACGTCTGCTTGACGTAATTTATTAATTTCGGCGATATCGATATCGAGATGTAATACTTTGGCATTTTCAGCAAAGGTGGCTAATCGCCCAGTCACACGATCATCAAATCTTGCCCCTACCACAATCAATAAATCACAGGCTTGTACCGCTAAGTTTGCCGCTTTACCCCCATGCATACCAAGCATGCCTAAATAGCCTTTGCAGCCATGTTCTATGCTACCAAGACCTTTTAATGTCGCGACTGAAGGTATACCCGTTTCATGAATAAATTGACGTAAGTGATCAACCGCACCCGCCATCCCTACGCCGCCACCAACATACAAAATTGGCTTTTTAGCTTGTTGTATTAATGCTTTCGCAGCATCAATGGCACTGAGTTCTGGAGTAGGTTCTTCAGTAAAGGTCAGTATTGGGGTTTTATACTCTAATTCAGCAATTTGAATATCCTTCGGAATATCAACCAATACTGGACCAGGTCTGCCAGAAGCTGCTATTTCAAAGGCTTTATAAAGAGTCGGGATAAGTTCATTGATATCCGTGACCATAAAGCTGTGCTTGGTACACGATAAAGACATACCCAGAACATCTATTTCTTGAAAGGCATCAGTACCAATCACAGCCGTTGAGACTTGACCAGTAATAGCAACTATTGGCACGGAATCCAGTAATGCATCAGCAAGAGAAGTGATTAAATTAGTCGCGCCTGGGCCTGAAGTGGCAAAGCAGACCCCTGTTTTACCACTGGCTCTTGCATAACCTACAGCAGCAAAAGCAGCGCCTTGCTCATGACGGCTCAGTAAATGCTCTACAGGGCTACCATAGAGTGCATCGTAAATTGGCATAATTGCGCCACCAGGATAACCAAATACCGTGGTTGCACCATGTGCGGCCAGTACTTTGATTACTGCGTCCGCGCCTCTCATTGTCTGCCCTGATTCCATATGCTTCTCTCACACTCTGTATTGTTAATCTGTATTGATTTTTAGCTCAAATATTTGCAGCCCTAAAACTAAAAAACCCCCGTTCCTTTCGGAGCGGGGGTTTTTGCAAATTCTGACTTTCTAACTCAGTCTTTTTGCCAAACGCCACCCCCGCGGTGACTTAATAATCACGACGGTAATAATCACAATAATGAGCTGGGCAGCTTGGTTAAACATAAATGACTGAATCCTAAAAATAAGTTCTAAAAAATATTTGTTAACGTTTTCGTTAAGTCTGACTCCATGCCGGACTGTTTATATTTCATCATCTATAGGAGTACCATAAAGTGATTTATAAACACAACCAAAACCTGTGTTGTAAAAAAAATTCAGCTTCCCTGCCGAGACAATGCAAACAACAACAAAATCTAAAGCTATGATGGTTAAACACAAACCTGTGTTAACCACCCTAACCTTCTATAGATTGTCATCAGATAAAATATTTTTACCTGAATATGATGCCTGCTCGAATACGTAGCTGAACAGGAACTTCACAACACAATCAACAAAATATTAGTTAGCTTCAACAATACCTTTCATATCAGTCATGTAACCGCGTAATTCTGCACCGATAAACTCAACATCGGTATGACGAATCGCTTCATTTACTTCAATCAGACGCTTGTTATCAACACTATTTGAACCCGCAGCTAAACCCGCACCTAATAACTCAGGTGACATTGCTTTTACGTAGTCACGTAATAGCGGCACTGCTGCATGGTTAAACAAGTAACAACCGTATTCAGCTGTATCTGAAATAACTACGTTCATTTCATATAAACGTTTACGTGCAATGGTATTCGCAATAAGTGGGGTTTCGTGAAGAGACTCATAATAAGCTGATTCTTCAATGATACCTGCTGCAACCATGGTATCGAACGCTAGTTCTACACCGGCTTTGATCATGGCAACTAAAAAGATACCTTGGTCAAAGTAAGTTTGCTCATCGATGTGTTCATCTGATACAGGTGAATTTTCGAATGCAGTTTCGTTGGTTTCAGCTCTCCAACGAAGTAAGTTAGCATCGTCATTCGCCCAATCAGCCATCATAGTGCGAGAGAACTCACCACTGATAATGTCATCCATGTGCTTTTCAAATAATGGCTTAAGAATTTCTTTCAACTCTTCAGCAACTTCAAACGCCTTCACTTTGGCAGGGTTTGATAAACGATCCATCATGTTAGTGATGCCGCCATGCTTAAGTGCTTCAGTGACAGTTTCCCATCCTTGCTGAATTAACTTACTTGCATAGCCTGGTTCAACACCATCAGCGACCATTTTTTCATAGCCAAGAATTGCACCGGTTTGCAACATGCCACAAAGGATTGTTTGCTCGCCCATTAAGTCAGACTTAACTTCTGCAATGAACGATGACAATAAAACACCCGCTCTGTCGCCACCTGTCGCACTTGCATATGCTTTAGCAATGGCAAGACCATCACCTTTCGGGTCATTTTCAGGGTGAACAGCAATCAGTGTTGGTACACCAAAGCCACGTTTGTATTCTTCACGAACTTCAGTACCTGGGCACTTAGGTGCAACCATAACAACAGTAATATCTGAACGTACTTGCATACCTTCTTCAACGATATTAAAACCATGAGAGTAAGATAATGTTGCACCTTGCTTCATCAATGGCATGACAGCATTAACAACATTTGAATGCTGCTTATCTGGCGTTAGGTTAAGGACTAAATCCGCTGAAGGAACAAGTTCTTCGAATGTGCCAACTGTAAAACCGTTATCAGTTGCTTGTTTCCATGATGCGCGCTTCTCTGCAATGGCTTGAGGGCGTAGTGCAAAAGAAATATTTAAGCCTGAGTCACGCATATTTAGACCTTGGTTTAGGCCTTGCGCCCCACAACCTAAGATCACGATATTCCACTCTTTAATAAAATTACAACCGTCGCTAAACTCGGTACGATCCATAAAGCGGCATTGTGCTAATTGCGCTAATTGTTGACGTAAATTCAGAGAGTTAAAATAGTTAGCCATCTGAGATACCACCTTTAATTCAGAAATTTGAGACACTCCATTCTGGCAGCCAAACTGCGCAGAAGTTGTGATTGAGATCACTATAGCGTAAGCTGATGATTGCTCAAAATGATATATTCGGCACACTACGTTTCATTTTATGCAACGTGATACAAGAACAAGTTACACTGCTATTTACTCTGATTAAGATATTGATTTTATTAAGGCAAGATCATGGATATACGCGCATTAAAACTCTACTTACACTTATGTGATAGTTTGCATTTTGGCAAAACAGCGCAACAAACCCATGTGAGCCCATCAACATTAAGCCGCGCATTGCAGCGTCTTGAAGAAGAAGTGGGTTGTAAATTGTTTGAAAGAGACAATCGCAGTGTCAGTATTACCCACGCTGGCAATGAGTTTAAACAATTCGCCGAGCACACATTAGCTGAATGGTTAAGTTTAAAAAGCCGTATTGATCCTGATCAACCCTTACTGCACGGCCGCATCAATCTATATTGCTCAGTCACCGCAGCTTATAGTCACCTGCCTGCCTTGCTTGATCGCTTTAGACGCGAGCACCCTCATGTAGAAATTACCTTGAATACCGGTGATGCAGCCAATGCAGTAGAAGAAATTCAACATAACCGCGCCGATATGGCGATCATCGCTTTACCAGATTCGTTACCTTCAAGCTTACATTTTGAAGAAATAGGCCAAGTGCCGCTGCATTTATATGCGCCCACTATAAAATGCCAAGCCCAAAGCATGATTAAGCAACAACCCATAGACTGGGCGCAGCTGCCTTTTATTGTTCCCGACCACGGGCCAGGCAGACGCCGTGCAGATAATTGGTTTAAAGCGATGGGATTCAAGCCTAATATTTATGCACAAGTTTCGGGACAAGAAGCTATCACCTCGATGGTAGCCTTGGGGTGTGGTGTCAGTATTAGCCCAGAAGTCGTGGTCGAAAATAGCCCAGTTAGAGAGCGGCTGCAGCGGCTTGAATCACCACAAAAAATCGCCCCATTCCAATTAGGTTGTTGCTGCAAAGAAAAACGCACTCAAGAGCCTATTTTAAAGGCTTTTCTAGAAGTGATTTAAGTTGTAATGTCAAAAAAAACCATTGAGTTGATAAAACGAATCCTTGAGCATTAATAGCCCAAATAAGAGGTAAAAGAAAACACGAATAACACTTTAGTTACACAAAACTATTGATTTACTAACAAGTTCCCTTTCTAATATGGCTCTTATTCCAACGGAAGGAAATTAACATGAGCCAATTAGACTCATCTGTACAAGGCAGTACCTCTATATCTTCAACTACATCTTCAACTGAAACCTCAACCTCTTTTAAGTTTCACGGCATAGGCGGAGAATTCTTCGGAATTTGGATCGTCAACGTGTTACTCACTATGGTCACATTGGGTATTTATTCTGCCTGGGCTAAAGTTCGTACTAATAACTATTTTTACGGTAACACTGAACTTGGCGGCGATAGATTCGAATATCTAGCCAAACCCATGCAAATCTTAATAGGCCGTATTATCGCGGTGGTCCTACTTATTACTTGGTCAATACTCAGCAGTATTATGCCTCTAGTTTCTATAGGGTTAGCAGTCATTCTGATGTTGGCCATACCATTTCTTGCAGTGA is a window of Shewanella donghaensis DNA encoding:
- the ilvD gene encoding dihydroxy-acid dehydratase, whose amino-acid sequence is MPKLRSATSTEGRNMAGARALWRATGVKETDFGKPIIAISNSFTQFVPGHVHLKDMGQLVAGAIEEAGGIAKEFNTIAVDDGIAMGHGGMLYSLPSRELIADSVEYMVNAHCADALVCISNCDKITPGMLMAALRLNIPVIFVSGGPMEAGKTKLSDKIIKLDLVDAMVAGADTNVSDEDSKQIERSACPTCGSCSGMFTANSMNCLTEALGLSLPGNGSLLATHAARRNLFLEAGTRIMDIATRYYRDDDDSVLPRNIASFKAFENAMALDIAMGGSSNTVLHLIAAAQEGEVDFTMADIDRMSRLVPHLCKVAPSTPKYHMEDVHRAGGVMGILGELDRAGLLHTDVPHVAADNGGNLKSVLAKYDIVQTKDEAVRRFYSAGPAGIPTQTAFSQDCYWDSVDDDRKEGCIRTRENAFSQEGGLAVLSGNVAENGCIVKTAGVDEENLTFVGTARIYESQDDAVSGILGGEVVAGEVVVIRYEGPKGGPGMQEMLYPTTYLKSRGLGKACALITDGRFSGGTSGLSIGHVSPEAAAGGTIGLVETGDTIEIDIPSRTIKLAVSDSELERRRKAMDAKGPLAWKPVSRERYVSLALKAYALLATSADKGAIRDRSMLEG
- a CDS encoding branched-chain amino acid transaminase, giving the protein MAATQSELIWFNGEIMPWQDAKVHVMTHAMHYGSSVFEGIRIYDTHLGPAGFRLTDHVQRLFDSAKIYRMNVPFSFEQVMQACNDSVVKNNLPSAYIRPLIFMGDVGMGITPPLDAQCDMVVAAFSWGAYLGEESMDAGVDVAVTSWQRLAPNTIPTGAKAGGNYLSSQLISTEAKRNGFDEGIALDTNGLVSEGAGANLFIVKNGKIYTPPATAAILKGITRDTIMVLAKELGYEVIEEAMAREFLYVADEIFMTGTAAEIVPVRSVDRIEVGAGKRGPVTQQIQQSFFGLFTGETEDKWGWLEPLSK
- the ilvM gene encoding acetolactate synthase 2 small subunit; protein product: MMHSVELTLQQQPEVLERVLRVARHRGFSIVKMNMNINEDGTVKLVFDVKSERVIELLTHQLNKLIDVIDCQVAVLPAAVATNTPILATAAQTATPTKNTVQA
- the ilvG gene encoding acetolactate synthase 2 catalytic subunit; translation: MESGQTMRGADAVIKVLAAHGATTVFGYPGGAIMPIYDALYGSPVEHLLSRHEQGAAFAAVGYARASGKTGVCFATSGPGATNLITSLADALLDSVPIVAITGQVSTAVIGTDAFQEIDVLGMSLSCTKHSFMVTDINELIPTLYKAFEIAASGRPGPVLVDIPKDIQIAELEYKTPILTFTEEPTPELSAIDAAKALIQQAKKPILYVGGGVGMAGAVDHLRQFIHETGIPSVATLKGLGSIEHGCKGYLGMLGMHGGKAANLAVQACDLLIVVGARFDDRVTGRLATFAENAKVLHLDIDIAEINKLRQADVSISADLRRVLPALSMPLSLAAWQLEIEDLYQQHQWDYQHPGELIYAPAMLRRLANKLPEDNVVCCDVGQHQMWVAQHMWFRRPEDHLTSAGLGTMGFGLPAAIGAQVARPDATVVTVSGDGSFMMNVQELTTIKRRKLPVKILLIDNQKLGMVKQWQQLFFEQRYSETDLSDNPDFVLMASAFNIPGKRIRRAEEVEAGLDEMLNAPGPFMLHVSIDDAFNVWPLVPPGASNSDMMDQMEKQT
- the ilvC gene encoding ketol-acid reductoisomerase, producing MANYFNSLNLRQQLAQLAQCRFMDRTEFSDGCNFIKEWNIVILGCGAQGLNQGLNMRDSGLNISFALRPQAIAEKRASWKQATDNGFTVGTFEELVPSADLVLNLTPDKQHSNVVNAVMPLMKQGATLSYSHGFNIVEEGMQVRSDITVVMVAPKCPGTEVREEYKRGFGVPTLIAVHPENDPKGDGLAIAKAYASATGGDRAGVLLSSFIAEVKSDLMGEQTILCGMLQTGAILGYEKMVADGVEPGYASKLIQQGWETVTEALKHGGITNMMDRLSNPAKVKAFEVAEELKEILKPLFEKHMDDIISGEFSRTMMADWANDDANLLRWRAETNETAFENSPVSDEHIDEQTYFDQGIFLVAMIKAGVELAFDTMVAAGIIEESAYYESLHETPLIANTIARKRLYEMNVVISDTAEYGCYLFNHAAVPLLRDYVKAMSPELLGAGLAAGSNSVDNKRLIEVNEAIRHTDVEFIGAELRGYMTDMKGIVEAN
- the ilvY gene encoding HTH-type transcriptional activator IlvY, with product MDIRALKLYLHLCDSLHFGKTAQQTHVSPSTLSRALQRLEEEVGCKLFERDNRSVSITHAGNEFKQFAEHTLAEWLSLKSRIDPDQPLLHGRINLYCSVTAAYSHLPALLDRFRREHPHVEITLNTGDAANAVEEIQHNRADMAIIALPDSLPSSLHFEEIGQVPLHLYAPTIKCQAQSMIKQQPIDWAQLPFIVPDHGPGRRRADNWFKAMGFKPNIYAQVSGQEAITSMVALGCGVSISPEVVVENSPVRERLQRLESPQKIAPFQLGCCCKEKRTQEPILKAFLEVI